The following is a genomic window from Anopheles aquasalis chromosome 3, idAnoAquaMG_Q_19, whole genome shotgun sequence.
CCAGACCTGCGCTGCTGAACACTTTGCGTGACATGGTTAATGGCCCGCATACCAATTCCCCGCTCGGGAAGGGACAGAAAGAGTTCGAGGCCAAGCTGTTGGTAGGGGCGGAAACATGCCATCAGATAATGGGCAAAATCGCTACCTTGGCAGGCTCGCAGTCAATGAAGCAGATTCGGACTTTGCGCGAGTTAAAGGAGCTGTATCTGCATATGTCCTACCTGCTGACATACGGCGTAAGACGGTTTCAGGGACTGCAGCAACAATGCGTCGAGGatgtgcgctcgctcggtttcgAAAATGCTGCCGAATTTTTGCTTACGGATGTAGCAACCAACGCTAGCGTCCCGGAGGAGACGAACAAAAGTGGTGAAGCAGAAGGCAACcctgatggcgatgaagaaAATGACTGTGAAATCATCGAGCAGAACGCGACCGTCATTGAGGTAGAttcggatgacgatgagggATCCCAATCGGCGCAGTCAAATCAGGCGTCCAACAGCAGCTCAACTCAAGACGGTGTACAGTTGGCCGCAAGATTTGAAATTGTCAGTGGCGCCCCGGGAAACTTCGATGTTAGAGCGATCGCTTCTCCATTGCCCGGAGGTCAATCAGGGGGATCAAATACACCCAACACACAATCGAATGGTGCAAATAATAATGATCAGCAGCAAAATAGCGAAGGAAACGCACCTCGCGAAGGTGGAAAGGTAGCTGATCAGACTAACGCTAGCGAACCTGCAACCGCAACGAAGCAACCCGAATGCGAGAACAGTTCAGCATCAACGGAGCAGGCGGCGCCAAACGATTCCAATGAACTTGCGGAATTGGTTGAACTGAGTGAGGCGAACGATGGCGGCACTGATAGCCAGCGCACAAACGTTGGTCAGGAAGGCGAAGTTCAGCACGGTGTCAGCGATGGCGCAAATGGTAAGTTTGCTGTCAATAAATTCCGAGCCACATTAATTTGCTTACCCCTTTGCCTTAGTAGAGACGGCGAGGGCACCAACAGTGGAGGCAGTGGAGCAAGAAGCATCACCGTCCAAAGCCAACGAAAGTCTTTCGGGCAGCGAGCTGTTGGAGCAGCTAGTAGACAGTTTGATGGACCAAGGACTGCTAGATGTTCCCAAGATACTAACAGCTGACGCCGGAATAAGTGATGTATCGAAAGGCGCTGCGGAACTGGTTGAAATATCTCCCAATGAAGTGTCCGAATTGTTAAATAACCAGATGGTGGACACATCGGTAGAGAAGgagcaaaacaatcaaacgaaCCAACAGGACCTTGAGAAGAGGGATGAAACAAATGAGTCCGAAGAGATGGGCATGAAACAACTGGCAACGGACAACCGCAGTGCGAATAATGAAAGTAATTCGGTGCTAGAAAAGGAAGCAGTGGATTCATCAAAACCATTTgacgaagcagcagtagtggaGACAGATGAAACTCTGAAAGCTTGCCCAAGCGAGAATGTAGCTATTGGGAAGGATGCTTCTAAAGCCGAGGGAGAGGATCACCGTGTAGAATGCACAGCTGAAAATGAGGAGCAAAACATCAGCCTAGGGAAGGATATGGAGGATTCCTTAAAGGAAAGTGTTGGTATTACTGATGTAGATTTCGCAGAGCAAGAGCGACAGAAATTAAAAAGTGCTAATGAGGAAATTGCTCGTATGAAAggcgatggtgatgcgatATTAGACAAGCAAAACATTGCCGGAGAGAAGGACTCTGTGGATTCGGCGATGGCAGTTGATAGTTTTGCTGATGTAGAGATGCAAGATGACTCTAAAAaggataaagaagaagaagataagcATTTAGAAGGTACAACGGAAGAAATTGATATGAAGGACGATTCAAAGGTGAGGATTTTCGTCAATGATTCAAACATTGTCGAAGAAAAGACTCCAGGTGCCTCTTCACTACTAAGTGGTACTATCAGCAGTGTAGATTTGACACTGGCCCCATTAGAAGACGCTAGCAAAGATGTAGAGATGAAGGATCAATCAAATTCGCTCGAGAACAAAGAGGAGATAGCCAGTGATTCAAATCCGGCCAAGGGGAACAAATTAGAAGAAGCAGAATCTCACAAGCAGGTCGATAATGATACGACCAACCAAGCACAACAAATGGATACCGCAATAGCACGACAGCTAGAGACTGAAAATTGTTCAGAGGAGCAAAGCACGGGAAAAGAAGAATCGTTTTCGGAGTCCAGAAGTTTCATAGAAATTCCGGAAACAGAAAGGCAAGACATTGCGAAAGAAAAAGTCGATAGTTTGTCTCAAAAGTACGTAGAAGATTTAAATGATAATAGCATGCCTGTTGGCAGCTCTATTGCCCCATCTCTTGAACATTCTACAACATTAGAAGCTGACAAAATGGTAACATGCGATACTTCCACTAAAGAAGATGACTTGGGCCTGTCGGAGGCAAAAACTACGAAAACTGACGATAATGTAGAAACCTCTTCGATGGGATCGTCGGAAGGTTTTCGCAGTCCAGAAACGATTTTATCCGATTCGTTTCCGTTCGATGACCCATGCACTCGTATACGGGGCGAGAATTCCACACAGAAAGAGACGAATGTTAATGAAGGAGCATCTATCTCCGCTGGCGGTGAAGCCTCTCAAGATACCGATACCGTTGTAGAGGCATCAGCGGCAATAGATGAACAGAATATTGCGAATGAAGACTTGATTTCATTAGAGTCTATTTCGAATGATGCATGGGAAGATTCGGAACAAGATGGGACTCAAGATGGAGTGGACGCCACTTTCTGATGTAGGCGATACAATCCCTTAGAAGAGCTTAGAAAATAGTTGAACTTTAATGAGGATATGCAAGTAGCACGTAGCGTTTCTGTGAATCGGCCATCTGTATCTGTAACGGATACCTAGATGTAAGCTAATGAACTTTATGAGTGAATGTTATGGCAGTGTAAATATGCtataaaatgatgatgatacaacgatcattaaattaaatgaaatgtcTAATAAACGCTATGCGAAACATCAACTgtatgatccttttttggtgTTAATGATTTCAGGATTCTGGCGGGTGTTAAACATCTTGATTGTAGTATGCTGCGCGTTAGCTCCTTACCATTCACAGTGTTGCCGCCGGTCGAGTATTCATTGGCTAGTGCAATTGAATCGAGCAGGAATTACGACTTGGCGGACGACGGCGCGAGGAATCTTTTGTGGCAGGCCAAGAGTGCTTGTCGGTTGTAGCGCCGGATAAGTAAGTACGTAAGTAATGCAATTGAATTCTTGCTTTAATCTAACCATAGGCTGTCTGGAGGATGGTAAGTATGCGTAAAGGGAAAACCCTCTTCGGGCCAGTTTCTGTGTTTTTAGTAGCCGATCGAGTATATCCGTTCACATTGGTTATCAACTATTTATTTACCGATAACAATTCCGCAACTAAagcaacacacactcacaccagAACACGACGTTGCTGGCGGTTTGTTTGATAATTTCTTCGGTCTTTTGCTCACATCCGCACGTGCACGTTCCGGTGCCCATAAACTAtattcctcgtcgtcctctaGAGCCCAGCCACTGCTCCGAAATGCTCCGAAACACACCTCCGTCCCCCCGCAACTACataacaaataacaacaaaaaaaaaacaaaagagtcatcaaccatcagcagTCTAGACGTTCGTTTCCCCTTTCGCCTTGGCCGCGGCACCGTTCGCGTCGGCCGGCTTCAACGACGGTATGTACTGGCCGAGCCAGCCGAGCACAATCTCCCGGTAGCGGTACAGCACGATGCTCAGGATGGTGACGGCAaacagcacaccagccagAATCTCGTAATCATTCTCCAGCCGGTGGTAGTGCTGCTCGATGCCGATCAGGGCACCAAAGAAGCGACCGAAGCCAAAGTGAGCTATCACAGGCAGTGCTTGGGCGAGGGCGGTCACCTTGCGGGGCAGCAGATCGCGGAAGTGCAACACCAGCGTGATCCAGGTCAGTCCGAGCGTCGTCGGTAGTAACAAATCCTCCACCACGTCCCACAGCGCGTAGTCCAGTATGGCGAGCAGGATGAAGCGTACCACCAGCGACAAGAAGGCGGCCACCAGGATCTTGCACGTACCGAACGCCTCGATGATGCGCCGCGAGTACACGAGCACCGGGATGGCCAACAGGTCGCCGGCGAGCAGAATCGTGCGGACGAAGGTATGGAACAGATCGGAGGATCGCTTCGAACCCGTCGCCACCTCACCATCCGTATCGTCCCCATCGTTGCCATTCGGTACACCCAGCATATGGGActcatcgatcgaatcgatcacgCTCCACATCGACCCGAGACCGATCGCCACCAGGAAGGGCAACCAGCAGCGCTGGAAGTACTTGCGGACAGCGGGCACGGAGAGGAACTTCTGGGGCGTCGTCCGGAACTGCCACCACTCTTCGACCGGCGACAGGTCCATCTTCAGCGGGCTGAGCAGAATGACGGCGGCGGTCGTGTAGAGAATGACGAACAGCATGTACGCCTGCTCGTAGTCATCGTTGAAGAAGATAATCCAACCGACGGCACCCCAAACCAGCTGACGGCCAAAGTCGGCCACTCCGGTCGATGGATCACGTGTGGCTATCACGATGGCCGTGTTGAGCAGCGTCAGGGCACCGAGCAGGAAGAAGTCCAACAGTGAGCGGATCGATAGGTAGTAGTAGAACGTAGTatcaccctcatcatcatctccgtcATTGTCTTCATCCTGCAGATAGGAaggagtatttttttttttactggttCTAACTGTACTCACCATTGCTCCGTACTCACCCCATCGCAGGTCGTTCCGTGCAGGATGCTGTCACTGTCCTCATAAGGATCGACGATGTCACATTGCACCACAGCCTTGCAGCCAACGGGCTGTGCCTTTATCCAGGCCTTATCGAGCGGACATCTGAAGCCATCTGTAATAGGATCATCATCGtaagcaacggcagcaatcGGCAGGCTGAAATCGGCCAGAAACTAACCGATCTCCTCTTACCTAACGGATAGCTACACTCGTCACCCTCGTCGCGTTCACTGTGCTCATCGAAAGTGGCCTTCAGCGCGATGCTACCCTGGGTGTAGGTATGGCacacctcgtcctcctcatcaGCATCCGCACACACGATCGCCGTCGGTACGATCACCGTCTCCTGGTTGTCCGCTatgccatcattatcatcatcctcatcatccgcgTCCGGGATTccgtcattatcatcatcactgtcCTGATCGTCCGGGATACCATCGTTATCGTCGTCCGGATCCTCATCGTTGGAGATGCCGTCCCCATCGAGATCGTTCTTGCTACGCTGACCCTTATCGTGCACATCCGGGATACCGTCATTGTCATCGTCCACATCTTCCGCGTCCGGTATGccatcgttatcatcatcgtcatcctccgTGTCCGGAatgccatcattatcatcatcaggatCCTCATCATCCGGTATACCGTCACCATCGAGATCGTGCGTCACGGGTTTGCCCTCGAGCGAATCCGGGATACCGTCATTATCGTCATCATTGTCCTTATCATCCGGGATACCATcgttatcatcgtcatcgtcctccgcATCCGGAATGccatcattgtcatcatccAGATCCTGATCATTCGGAATTCCATCGCCATCCAAATCATTTAGCTTCGCTTTGCCCTCGAGCGAATCCGGAATaccatcattatcgtcatcgACGTCCTTCTCGTCCGGTATGCCATCATTGTCATCGTCCGTATCTTCCGCATCCGGAATTccgtcattatcatcatcatcatccagctcgTTCGGGATACCGTCACCGTCGAGGTCATTGGTGCGTGCCTTGCCCTCGAGCGAATCCGGGATAccatcgttgtcatcgtcatcgtcctccgcATCCGGAATaccatcattgtcatcatcagGATCCTCTTCATTCGGGATACCGTCGCCATCGAGATCGTTCGTTCTCGCGGAGCCCTCGAGCGAATCCGGAataccatcattatcatcatcgacatcctTCTCGTCCGGTATGCCATCATTGTCATCGTCCGTATCTTCCGCATCCGGAATTccgtcattatcatcatcatcatccagctcgTTCGGGATACCGTCGCCATCGAGGTCATTGGTGCGTGCCTTGCCCTCGAGCGAATCTGGGATACCATCGTTATCATCGTCCACGTCCTGATCGTCCGGAATGCCATCATTGTCATCGTCCAGATCCTCCGAATCCGGCACACCGTCATTATCGTCGTCCGGATCGAGCTCATTCGGGATACCGTCACCGTCGAGGTCATTGCTCGAGTCCGGATCGTTAGAATCCGGAATAccgtcattgtcgtcgtccgTATCCAGATTATCCGGTATGCCGTCACCGTCCGTGTCACGCTCGATCGAACCGTGACCACTGCCCAGATCTAGCACCGTtcctccatcgccatcatcaccctgGCCATCTTCTTGTGCCTGCAACGCGGCCACCAGCTGGGCCGATTTGGCTTGACGTGCGTAGCAGGTGCTATCGAACTGAGAATCCTGCTGGCAACTATACGTACAGTTTTCCAGCTTTAGCGATCCACTCTAGAATGACAACGGGGCATTAAGGTACCATGCATCTGTATCGACGGCGAATTACGCGAATCCTTACCTTGTCGGCGGCCCAATCATGGCACACGCCACTATCGGAACACTTTTCCTGCACAATGAACGCTCCCTTCCGGTTGCACAGGAAGCTGGCCTGCGGTTCGCACACCTCCGGCGGTGGCGTACGGCTGACGGCGAACATGAGCAACACATACAGAACCATCGAGGCGATGATCGTGATGGCGGTCAAAATGCGCAACCGTTTGCCATACGCGAAGGCATTGCCCGTGGCCCATTTGTCTGCCAGCAGCGCAAATACGAACGGACCGAGCAGGGCAGCCAGTGGGATGAACGCCGAGATGGAGTAGATCTCAGTGTAGGCGAAACCCTTCTGGGTCATGTTGGTCTGGAGGAAGGGGTAGATGCATCCCAGACCTGCAGCGAGCAGAGGAAGCTTTTATCAAGACGCTGGCTAGAGGGTAACAGGGCAGTTGAACCTCCATAAAATACGATACTTACCTCCATAGAACAGGAAGAGTACACATTTTAGCGAGAGGCAGTGTTTGGCCTCAAACAGTGGTTTCTCCTCCATGGTCGGCCACAAGGACCTCACGCGTCCGCTGCGACTTTGCACCTTCTTTTGGGGCTCGCTTTTACTCTCTTACTGACACTGATGCCCTCCCCTCTAAgaaatgaaggttttttaaTGAAGGAAGATCACGAACAACCGAAGGAAATTTTAAtgcatcctctctctctccccctgttttttgtattattctAACTCGATTCTATATTGTAGGGCTCTGAGGTAATTAAGCCTTTCAAGAAATTTGTCGAAAAGTGCGTAGCTAATGTTATACAGGACCTCAACTATGCTTTTGTGATTTGGACCTTGCTGAACATCTGCAAAATACCCTTTGGTTCACGTTCGAGTGGGTGGATTCTCCGAAGCACACTAGGCCCTTCAGCTGACACAGGAGGAGACACAGCGGAGAAGCAGATAGAATCCGACAACCTAGCCCACTAAATTCTTCTTACATCTCTTGGatgaacaaaaaaggacaacatGATACACTCAGATAAAGCTGACAAACTGGAGCAAGAAGGCGCTCTATACAGCGAGTCTTCTTGAGGAGACTGAAAAGAACAGTAACCAAGAAGTCAGTATGTAGGTCGAATGAAATACCCGTTGAAATTTTAATACCTTTGCCCCCGTGCACCCCTCCCCAGGATAGCCCGTCAACGTGTGTTTCGCGCAATTAATTTCACGAAAGCACCAAGCTGGTGCAGAAATCTGGCCCACTCCTAGTCCCTCTAATGGCATGATAAATGATAGCACAGCAAACTGTACCATAGCAGCCCATTCGCTGCACATTATCACATCGCCCGAAccaacggttggttggtttccaCTTACGACGGCAACGGTGGAACAGGGGGCGCGCACCACGAGACGGCCAGACATATATTAATTTCGGCGTGCGAGGTGGTCACCGTGATGCAACACAACCTCCACTTTATGATCCCCATCCGGTGCGCGTCAAAGGCAACCAACACTTTTCTCGTGCCAATCCGGGGTTGGTTGTGTGAATTCGCGCGGATTGCTACCTCCCCCCCGCCATGGGGTTCGGGTTATGATCATCAATTTGCATCATCCTCAAATACGGCACGGGCAGTGCACAGGATCTGGCACCCGGCGGTTGGAAAGCAATTGCCGGCCGAGGAAGGATGGGTTTCTGGGAGGACGGACAAACACGGCCGTCGTCGAGCTGTCCAAAGACATATGTCGGTTGAATAGTCCGCCCCAGGGTTGGAGCAGTTGGAACGGCCTGTCCAACCGTTGCCAATGGAATTTGCAAATGAATCAAATCAGCGCATCAGCCGCGAGTCGGCTCGGCCCGTGTTGCGGCGCTGCCTGCCTGTTGTGGGTGGATTACGTGCACCGGACCAACAGAGACACCAATCCCCGCCTAGAGTAGCGTGACGGCGGAAAATGTAATGTGGAATATATATATTACTCCTCCGCTCCCTACCCTCCCATCATACCCAAGGGGTCCTAATGCAAAAGCCTCCTGCTGCCGGTTGTCTGGTCtaaatttatcaattttctACACTTTAGCAATCATCTTTTTGCGGGCGAATGGGTGTCAAGATTCACTCAAGAAAAAGGAGAATctagagaaggagaagatgttACtcaaagaagataaaaaaagggagaaaaaccAAGCGGACATgcaccaaaccaccattcAAGTGTCAACCGGACGGAGACACCACATTCAACGCCATTTGCCACGACGCGTATCCTTGCCGCCAGTCCTGCGCGATCGTCAAACGGTTCGTTTTGGATCGTAAGTGTTTCAACAGAtcacagccgcagcagcaaagcagcaaacaacacaaaatacTCGATTATACATTGGTGTCTATTCACACGAAACAACGTGGGTGACTCGTACGGTTCAGCTATCCCGCGACAACCCCGCGGCAACCCACGGCCGTCCGGACAGTAAGGAAGAGCGAAACAAGGACCGAGAATGAGATGAGGTTCCCTGGTTTTCGCCTTTTGGTGCGGCTTGAtttgctgctagtgctgctggctACGTCGGTCTTGGGTCTCGtttcgatttttaattttatcgcACACACCGCCACTGTCTGCCACAACACTGTGCGCAAACCAGTGCGCACATGCGGTCGATGGCTGAGGGGCACATCCCGGCACCTCAACCGCTCATCGGTTTCACAtcggttttgcattttccgatCGCCGCGTTTACGTAAAAGCCACCGCTCAGCCCGTTGGTGCACTACCCTACGAAGATACTAAGAATGGCGGAATGTGTCCCGTGGCACATGAGATGAATGTGTTTATCGTCGCTCGTCGTTGCTGCCACACAACAGGACAACATTGCATCGCCTAGATGCAATTGCATCTCAATTACACTGCAAGGTTGCAACGATCATCGCCTATCGTCTGCGCCGGAACACTACCCCGCGCTGTCTACTACCTTCCGGCCCGAGCCTTTGACAGGTGTCACTGTTGGGGTGGGGCGGGAGCGAGAGGTTGCTTAGTGAGTTGGTTGACAACCACGTACCAGGATGAGCGCGCGCTGGTACGTTTTCATTCACGCGAATATCCGTTTGGCGACGTCGTGCacctcttcactctctctctctttctctcctactctctctctcactctctctttctccttctctctctctctctctcttttcaggCAAAAGTGGAAGTAAAAATAACTCGCAGGCAGCACAGGGTTTCACGTTCTCGGTCAGCACACCGCACTGGCACCGCTTTCTATCTTCTGCCTATCAGGCGGTTAGCGCACCGTTTCGAAGGTCCCCTTCGGACCGATATGGCCGAAAAAGGATGCTTCACAATGGACCGCAACACTAGGACAACGAGCTACGGTAAGTTTGTAGCCGAATTCAGTGAACTTTCACACTAaccgttccgtttctttccgtttccggtgtACGCTCGCACTGCTCACTCCCAAAGGGGGTTTGGAAGTCAAACACTTTGCCGAGAAACTGAGAGAACCGCGGACGCAATAGACCGAGCAGAAGGTTCCGAACGGACTAAACCGCGTTACGCGATCGGTACGTCAGAACTATTCTCGGCTGGGCCGGGCCAGCCCGAATTAGCACTCACGCGGCCGACCACCAGTCTGATGGTGTGTGCTTAGAGGTGTACGGACACctcgtcaccgccaccgacatCAAAGCAGAAAGCGGAGATCATCCCTTTTTAtcatacagagagagagaacgcgagagagagagagagagtcccaGCGATTGTaaaggatcgcgatcgcgaacagtGCGCCACGGCGCACTCATGGCCACATGGTCGACCGAATGGAGACGCCACTCACGCCGTGCCGACCGGATTGTTATTATTTTGCGTTTCTTGGAGTTCCCATTACTCAATGTCATCACCACGCACACTCTACGGAGCGGCCACGGAACACTGCAGGGGGGAATTGGTTTGAAAAATAGGTCTAATCATAACAACATACCGGTCGGGCCGCTGGATGGATCCTGCGCTGCCACAGACAGCGCTTCTCAAGTGGCAGGATAAGCAGCGCACTCACCTAATCGTTCTGCGCCCGGTCTCACCGGGTTTAAACGGCGATGATTAAGCGggcgtttatttttattagaCCTAACCGAACCCGGCCCCATCTagtttggttcggttccgaTTGATGGTTCGTccgctccctccccccttcccttccggtCGTACTCCGTCCGATTAGCAGCCGCCGTTCCGTCTGTCATGCGCTAACGAGACAGCGGCTCGTGGCATCAATCAACGTACCACCGGCGGAGCAtaaacggtgccggtgctggaatgctggaaaaCGATGTTGTTTCGGGATTGACCTACTCCGACACTCCTTAGCATTGCAGatcggaacaaaaaaaaaaaaaaagacagacaAACAAGCGGCAACTAGTTGGCAATTTCGTTTAAATATTGCTTAGATTTATTTACAAATATAATGCTCTGAGTGTTACTAGTTAACAGTTAGTAGctgcgagagaagaagaagtagagaAGTAGAATCACACATCATGCGTCGCCGATTGTGATACTCGCTTTTTGATGAGATTCTGAAGACACTtccgagggggaggggggaacaTCCATTCCAATTCCGACGTTTAAGGCAATCGTGCACAGCTTTTCGGGcgacctttttcttttcactacTTGCGggtaatttgttttgttttcctttgtctcttctctctctctctctctctctctctctctctctctctctctctctatgggTATTTGTAATAGGTCGGTATACTAGTCGTGATTCGTAGTTCGCTCCTAGGCGAAATAGTTCGATTAAGGCGGATCCTGATTGTAGTCTGATTGGGTAAGCTGATTAAGAGCTATCCGAGGCGTTATCCATTTGTTTAACGGTTTGTAACATGTAAGGCTGCCACTGCATAGCGCAGTGGTTTCGAATGATCACGTAACGATCGCGCGTATTTTAACTGGTTTGAGATTGAGTAATTGGTTTTCTGAACCTCACTTCCTATCTTCTCCGTTCTTTTTCTGCGTATCGCCGATCGTAAACGGAAATTGGCAGCATAATCCATGGAATTATGTTGTGGATGTGACTGTGAAGATGCGCATGCGGCCAAGAACGGATAAGCGTATTCGAGATTTCTTTCTTACTCCCAAAAGTTCTTCCTTCGTCGTTTCGGCACTCGGCCATTTGTTGCCGTTTCGCGATCGCTGAATCGCCCGTAATCCTATCGTTGTACGAAGTAATTaaaacgaacagaaaaaaaagtataacgGAAATGTTTACCTTAACATAGAGCCAACGAACACGCGCGTGTGGTGTAGGACAAATTAAGGATCTCAGAATAGGAAAAAGGACGTTCAGACGttcgggaaaaagggggatttttgctgttgtttctaactgagttgttttgttttcgaatttACACTACACTAAACTATAAAAAGCGAATTTGTTCCGAGGCGCCCCCATCTTTTTTCGATCGTCAATCACCTACCCTATCCGCGTTCAATAAATAGGCTAGATCGCAGTGTCGCGCAGGTCCCAAAACACACTCTGGGGACACTGTGGAGTAGAATTTCCCGCAGTTCATTgcagtttgcttcttttttttttggtaccaAAAGATCGATACAGATCAACTGTGCTAGACGGGCGTGGGTAGTATGGAGGGAGACGGGACTAGGGGTGGTAGAGAACGCAGAAAGCAAGGAACCTAGTAGCGGAAGTGTCCCTTGCGGCCACGGTAGTTGTGGTAGATCCGCAGCGGTTGATAGCTTCCGTTCTTCTgcgtcggctgctgctgtccattcGTTGGCGCACTCGCACCCCCATCCGGTGCGGTGATGTTGAGGGCCGATGCCGAAGGTTCATGGTTGAGCCGGGCGGCACAGCGCGGTGCCAGCACCAGGTGGTACAGCAGGAAGTACACGACGGACACGACACAGGCCGTAATGGCAAGCACCTGGAAGGTGATGATCAGATGATCGATCTGCGTCCACATTCCGATCAGTGCACCGATGAAGCGACCGAGACAGAAGTGGAAGATCACGGGCAGCGCCTGCCCGGTAGTGATGAGTCGACGTGGGATAATGTGCCGCATGTAGAACACGATCGTCAACCAGGTGAGTCCGAGTGTGACCGGATAGAGGAAGTCGATGATCACGCGCCACCAAGCCACGTCACAGGAAGCGAGCAAAGCGAAGCGCAGGATAAACGTAGTGAACGCGGTGATCAGAATGTTCGAGTGGCCACAGAAATCCACAATCTTCTCGGCGTACCAAAGGACCGGTATGGTGGACAAGGCACCGAGCACGACGAACGCACTCCACACCTGCCCATAGTAATCTTCGGCCACCGGATGGATGTCGTACGTCTTTACCAGCACACCCTCGTAGTTGTCGAGCGCGGCCCAGAACGTACCAAGGAGGAGTGTCACCAGACAGAGACCGGCCGATTCGGGCCCGTACCGACGGATAGCGGACATTGGGATCGCCACCATGCCACACTTGGTGTGCCACCACATCTCCGGCGGTGTCAACGGCATACCGGCAGAGACGAGCAGCACGAGAGCGGCCAGCAACGCTAGCACCACGAATCCATAGTACGTCTCCAGGAACCAGGCCAGGGCAAAGTACGAGATCGCCCATCCGATCGCACCCCACACGATCTGCCGTCCAAAGTCACCGCGTCCGCTCGAGGTTTCCCGTGTCGCGATGATGGTCGCCGCGTTCAACAGTACGATCACGGCCAGCAGGAAAGCGTCACCGAATGAGCGAAGCGCCAGGTAGGACCAGAACGTCAGCTCCGGATCACCGACGATCTACAAGAGGAAGGAAACATTGGAAGCTCGTTAGTATGAACACTCTCAAATCCAGGTGATCACAGAATTCAGGTCACTTACCCTCATGCAGACACTCTCCGCCAGCACACTGTTCGCGTCATCGTACGGATCGCTAA
Proteins encoded in this region:
- the LOC126576606 gene encoding putative mediator of RNA polymerase II transcription subunit 26 isoform X1, whose product is MYEEHYDEDGFKLSFDEDVSKADKRCFMRTFPNVSRIAERKVHCTSCHTHIGTAPIAEAVIRKHPVLGVTQCSDCHDFYNSGEFSKGEDGSELYCRWCGQGGEVYCCSNCPFVFCKSCIIKNLSRVCVQDIASNDNWSCFRCAPNILSHLRAQHWALCNFIQKQKKEIKKKNYNTQTIMAMMKEDKTTCCFMKGRRKQRITTIPEGSDSGKDSPKPSTSKAAAASTVDKEDSVPLAALVKLKDFRNVKVVPAHLLLSQPQVILNSVLARKEKTPKQQKSKSPAERKKPLAANQLEGIRTYSRKPIKEEYRAGKRQLESQEVSETVQAEQPPSAKKAKHSNDEVVCTPDIMGILSPVVEITPITPIIRKAQEQEKVHSSGPGTSSSATAAQSIDAVPSTPSNRAKTQPTTTPGLVANIRTMHDKLQQYLGVKDSPATPKPSKLPLPIQVPPSANRTPQAPVYHIINGYRVDLHMASQQSTYRLPDGKLIQVRKQKTSQPEPVPNSNESDETQSHNQAWPSARDSANGMNCSYTVTSLPSAWNKDGETSEISKGKRMFSVHQTLPKGHPQLTKNSVHRPQPHILVTNQRMPVKQLRFQQLPTQQLQQQQQQQQQQQQQQQQQQQQQQQQQQQQQLQPPPLRPQQPLRQAQQQPSPVQLQELQRPVLQFAPRELQQPALQHQEMQQQQRARQAKLPRQQPPLRPLLPARTLVPQLQPFQQPQLQQQPLQPQIVLQSPFQQQVTLQQQQPQQQQQPQQQQQQQQQPQQQQQQHQLQQLQIQNSNTPSPQQILRFPPYLEISTFRPPFPAEQQNLQNRPFQSSIVTQQPMQPQPFRQPQPQYQSQLVVTAVRPPAQQQRKRGRASSNNQVPATTNSAGAAATSNNVAHTARPALLNTLRDMVNGPHTNSPLGKGQKEFEAKLLVGAETCHQIMGKIATLAGSQSMKQIRTLRELKELYLHMSYLLTYGVRRFQGLQQQCVEDVRSLGFENAAEFLLTDVATNASVPEETNKSGEAEGNPDGDEENDCEIIEQNATVIEVDSDDDEGSQSAQSNQASNSSSTQDGVQLAARFEIVSGAPGNFDVRAIASPLPGGQSGGSNTPNTQSNGANNNDQQQNSEGNAPREGGKVADQTNASEPATATKQPECENSSASTEQAAPNDSNELAELVELSEANDGGTDSQRTNVGQEGEVQHGVSDGANVETARAPTVEAVEQEASPSKANESLSGSELLEQLVDSLMDQGLLDVPKILTADAGISDVSKGAAELVEISPNEVSELLNNQMVDTSVEKEQNNQTNQQDLEKRDETNESEEMGMKQLATDNRSANNESNSVLEKEAVDSSKPFDEAAVVETDETLKACPSENVAIGKDASKAEGEDHRVECTAENEEQNISLGKDMEDSLKESVGITDVDFAEQERQKLKSANEEIARMKGDGDAILDKQNIAGEKDSVDSAMAVDSFADVEMQDDSKKDKEEEDKHLEGTTEEIDMKDDSKVRIFVNDSNIVEEKTPGASSLLSGTISSVDLTLAPLEDASKDVEMKDQSNSLENKEEIASDSNPAKGNKLEEAESHKQVDNDTTNQAQQMDTAIARQLETENCSEEQSTGKEESFSESRSFIEIPETERQDIAKEKVDSLSQKYVEDLNDNSMPVGSSIAPSLEHSTTLEADKMVTCDTSTKEDDLGLSEAKTTKTDDNVETSSMGSSEGFRSPETILSDSFPFDDPCTRIRGENSTQKETNVNEGASISAGGEASQDTDTVVEASAAIDEQNIANEDLISLESISNDAWEDSEQDGTQDGVDATF